From Mucilaginibacter rubeus, a single genomic window includes:
- a CDS encoding peptidylprolyl isomerase codes for MSKAIIKTEKGDMTVEFYDQDAPNTVANFKKLAKSNFYDNVIFHRVIPNFVIQGGDPTGTGAGGPGYKIDCELTGNNQYHDRGVLSMAHAGRNTGGSQFFICHSRDNTAHLDRNHTVFGKVIENVEVVDAIRQGDKILTIEVIED; via the coding sequence ATGAGCAAAGCAATAATCAAAACCGAAAAAGGCGACATGACCGTAGAATTTTACGATCAGGATGCCCCTAATACCGTTGCTAACTTCAAAAAATTAGCAAAATCAAACTTTTATGATAACGTGATCTTTCACCGTGTTATCCCTAATTTTGTGATTCAGGGTGGCGACCCAACCGGTACCGGTGCGGGTGGCCCTGGCTACAAAATTGATTGCGAGCTTACCGGCAACAACCAATACCATGACCGTGGCGTGCTTTCAATGGCTCATGCTGGCCGCAACACAGGTGGTTCGCAGTTTTTCATTTGCCACAGCCGCGATAACACTGCTCACCTTGACCGTAACCACACCGTTTTTGGTAAAGTAATTGAAAACGTTGAGGTAGTTGACGCTATTCGCCAGGGAGATAAGATTTTAACCATCGAAGTTATAGAGGACTAA
- a CDS encoding DUF5606 domain-containing protein, protein MNLQGIVSVSGKPGLWKALAQNKTGYVLESLDAQKTKLIANLSTAKLAALSEITIFGVEDDIRLTDVLERMKSASNVPDVKADGKALRTFFYEVAPDHDEEKVYSSDIKKVIAWFQILKPLPIFEEADPTQAPAPVAEEPVTETVAAEPEAEPAAPKAKAKKATKKAE, encoded by the coding sequence ATGAATTTACAGGGAATTGTATCAGTATCAGGAAAACCAGGTTTATGGAAAGCTTTGGCGCAAAACAAAACCGGTTATGTGCTGGAAAGTTTAGACGCGCAAAAAACAAAGCTGATAGCCAACCTTTCTACAGCTAAATTAGCTGCCTTAAGCGAGATCACTATTTTTGGCGTTGAAGATGATATCAGGTTAACTGATGTACTTGAGCGCATGAAATCAGCATCAAACGTACCTGATGTTAAAGCCGATGGTAAAGCATTGCGTACCTTCTTTTACGAAGTAGCACCAGATCATGATGAAGAGAAAGTTTACTCATCTGATATTAAAAAGGTAATAGCCTGGTTCCAGATATTAAAACCGCTTCCAATTTTTGAAGAGGCCGATCCAACCCAAGCGCCTGCTCCCGTTGCAGAAGAGCCGGTTACCGAAACAGTAGCTGCTGAACCGGAAGCCGAGCCTGCTGCTCCAAAAGCAAAAGCTAAAAAAGCCACAAAAAAAGCCGAATAA
- a CDS encoding Dabb family protein, whose product MKSTRRKFITTTAALAAGTVTASAISLKEQKEEWPIVHHVFFWLKNPGSVEDRDKLVAGVKTLAKIETVRKLRVGIVASTEKRDVVDNSWAVSELMFFSDLAGQATYQTHPIHLEFIKNCSHLWEKVIVYDAQDA is encoded by the coding sequence ATGAAATCAACCAGAAGAAAATTCATAACCACAACAGCGGCACTCGCAGCCGGAACAGTTACCGCATCGGCAATATCCCTGAAAGAGCAAAAAGAAGAGTGGCCAATAGTTCACCACGTATTTTTCTGGCTTAAAAACCCAGGGTCGGTTGAAGACCGTGATAAACTGGTGGCAGGTGTAAAAACCCTTGCTAAAATTGAAACCGTACGCAAGCTACGTGTTGGCATTGTGGCCAGTACCGAAAAACGCGATGTGGTTGATAATTCATGGGCGGTATCCGAACTGATGTTTTTCAGCGACCTGGCCGGGCAGGCAACTTATCAAACGCACCCCATCCACCTGGAGTTTATCAAAAACTGCAGTCACCTTTGGGAAAAGGTAATTGTCTATGATGCCCAGGATGCGTAG
- a CDS encoding DUF1801 domain-containing protein, whose translation MNVQEQIKAYIAGQPEPKHTDMQTLHMRILELLPGCKLWFLDGRDSENKVVSNPNIGYGSYTIKYADGTTKEFYQIGISANTTGISVYVLGIKDKTHLSQTYGKEIGKASVTGYCIKFKALKDINLNVLEAAILYGVGVTSES comes from the coding sequence ATGAACGTTCAAGAACAAATCAAAGCGTATATCGCCGGTCAGCCCGAACCAAAACATACTGACATGCAAACTTTACACATGCGCATATTGGAGCTACTGCCAGGCTGCAAATTATGGTTTTTAGACGGCAGGGACAGCGAAAATAAAGTTGTTAGTAACCCCAATATCGGGTACGGATCATACACCATAAAATATGCCGACGGTACAACTAAAGAGTTTTATCAAATTGGCATCAGCGCAAACACAACCGGGATATCTGTTTATGTTTTGGGGATTAAGGACAAGACCCATTTATCCCAAACCTACGGAAAAGAAATAGGTAAGGCCAGCGTAACCGGATATTGTATTAAGTTTAAAGCGCTGAAAGATATTAACCTGAACGTACTTGAAGCCGCGATACTTTACGGTGTCGGGGTAACGAGCGAAAGCTAA